One window from the genome of Gambusia affinis linkage group LG14, SWU_Gaff_1.0, whole genome shotgun sequence encodes:
- the LOC122843586 gene encoding uncharacterized protein LOC122843586 isoform X2, translated as MIQVGLLREDNNFPWLAITEWLKKIFPAHQSADFRCLIERGIAATLSLGIEARFAFLDSDVNFNFVGPICDSIGVERQHLLELRDFSERARSIEVTNGLIVELSNFVAREKISPVVIVSWLRNFNPEYCKSGAIQKAYKLLRSRIKKLKVYCRNYETRSHRKNAAIEKVLQSPFELVPKKSPKLFVKKRLRREDYERVTVKEEDECSEISQGEGLEVRREEVGTVLQRGNADAGGEDDGKTSSSDCRESLTLLDIAMLSVQKLSSVYGGKTEACKSVSLDLLKNHYALTYKEHPAMEEFERKVNFVRRETSLVHPVVFLNYNANYLVDLHDAVEAQIMSFEKEIILSTGVKLGRDNLPKFKNFVSLPESATSRYIHMACDILSPISPEKPNYRKHWVAFCEEKGNPSRLAVNQSNRLNNYFEAAAGLIHHHKETALFFADLLSIANDPCPNIILESVAADANDSMIQSFVCVVAIIYCKILGPYWQLLKSGGEYAFFSQFLLCLYQRFIDWSKDPSMLLAPEEDSNVFLQFPLQEKIFTGVFSFCGEWHTNRDLIRACLKRTIKVIAAVTEEHLKNFLPGGMFSQIPSTDVCLELVSCTFSVLMAEYPFGHAYPYKKKRPDKLSKNSSKSQLDSSQEDEGMSGNSSDEVSRSRNGSQFSQKEEQSPQARKGSRRAPEEKQEENMDRDYIIATVTRNGGPCKTQQDIEKMLLRFDGKSRLEKREGLRCEILYQKMVLNNTNPHLDHHCLNSTQMALKLKFALPRVKPGYSLVLAPRKTKLRPSGRRAAEDRAAPAAGGFLLPSGQANLDSSSTEVGITS; from the coding sequence ATGATCCAAGTTGGACTTCTGAGGGAGGACAATAATTTTCCCTGGCTTGCCATCACAGAGTGGCTGAAGAAGATCTTCCCCGCTCATCAGTCAGCTGACTTCCGCTGTTTGATCGAAAGAGGCATTGCAGCGACGCTCAGCCTGGGCATCGAAGCCAGGTTTGCCTTTCTGGATTCAGATGTCAACTTCAACTTTGTTGGCCCAATATGTGACAGTATCGGTGTGGAGCGCCAGCATCTTCTGGAGCTCAGAGATTTTTCAGAGCGAGCACGGTCCATCGAAGTCACAAATGGACTGATTGTCGAGTTGAGCAACTTTGTTGCCAGGGAAAAAATTTCCCCAGTAGTCATTGTTTCCTGGCTAAGAAACTTTAACCCAGAGTACTGTAAGAGTGGGGCCATTCAGAAAGCATACAAGCTCCTTCGGTCCAGGATAAAGAAGCTGAAAGTTTACTGTCGCAACTATGAAACGAGGAGTCACAGGAAGAATGCAGCCATTGAAAAAGTCCTTCAGAGTCCGTTTGAACTGGTTCCTAAGAAATCACCAAAACTTTTTGTAAAGAAACGCCTGAGGAGGGAAGATTACGAAAGGGTTACGGTcaaagaagaagatgaatgCTCAGAAATCTCCCAAGGCGAAGGTCTTGAGGTACGCAGGGAGGAAGTAGGAACCGTGCTGCAGAGAGGAAATGCTGACGCGGGAGGCGAGGATGACGGAAAGACATCCAGCTCTGACTGCAGAGAATCCCTGACCCTGCTGGACATCGCCATGCTGTCCGTCCAGAAGCTGTCCAGCGTTTACGGCGGAAAAACTGAAGCGTGCAAAAGCGTTTCATTGGATCTGCTGAAGAATCACTACGCACTCACCTACAAAGAGCATCCAGCCATGGAAGAGTTTGAGAGAAAGGTGAACTTTGTCCGGAGGGAGACTTCCCTCGTGCACCCAGTGGTGTTTTTAAACTACAACGCTAATTACCTTGTTGATCTGCACGATGCGGTGGAGGCACAGATCATGAGCTTTGAGAAGGAGATCATCCTGTCCACTGGAGTGAAACTGGGCCGAGATAATCTTCCCAAGTTCAAGAACTTTGTCAGTTTGCCAGAAAGCGCCACGTCACGTTACATCCATATGGCCTGCGATATCCTGAGCCCGATCAGCCCGGAGAAACCGAACTACAGAAAGCATTGGGTGGCGTTCTGTGAGGAGAAGGGAAACCCCTCCAGACTTGCTGTGAACCAATCAAACAGACTGAATAATTACTTCGAAGCGGCAGCAGGTCTTATCCACCATCACAAGGAGACGGCTCTCTTCTTTGCGGATCTGCTATCGATTGCCAATGACCCATGTCCAAACATCATCCTGGAGAGCGTTGCGGCAGACGCAAATGACTCCATGATCCAGAGCTTCGTGTGTGTCGTGGCTATAATTTATTGCAAGATCCTCGGCCCCTACTGGCAGCTCCTGAAGAGCGGAGGAGAGTATGCGTTCTTCAGTCAGTTCCTGCTGTGTCTGTACCAAAGGTTCATTGACTGGTCCAAAGATCCGTCCATGCTGCTGGCACCGGAGGAGGACAGCAACGTCTTTCTGCAGTTCCCGCTGCAAGAGAAAATCTTCACCGGGGTGTTTAGCTTCTGTGGCGAGTGGCACACAAACCGAGACCTGATCCGAGCTTGTCTGAAGAGGACCATCAAGGTGATTGCTGCCGTCACAGAAGAACACCTGAAGAACTTTCTACCTGGAGGGATGTTTTCCCAGATCCCTTCCACTGATGTGTGCTTGGAGTTGGTCAGCTGTACGTTCTCCGTTTTGATGGCAGAGTATCCCTTCGGCCATGCGTATCCATACAAGAAGAAAAGGCCGGACAAGTTGTCTAAAAACTCCTCAAAGAGCCAGCTGGACAGCTCGCAGGAAGACGAAGGCATGTCTGGCAACAGCTCTGATGAAGTGTCGAGGAGCAGAAACGGCTCCCAGTTCAGTCAGAAAGAGGAGCAAAGCCCTCAGGCGAGAAAAGGTTCCAGAAGAGCCCCTGAggaaaagcaggaggagaacaTGGACAGGGACTACATTATCGCCACAGTGACCAGAAACGGAGGTCCCTGCAAAACCCAGCAGGACATTGAAAAGATGCTGCTGCGATTCGATGGGAAGTCACGACTGGAGAAACGGGAAGGGCTTCGCTGCGAGATCCTGTATCAGAAGATGGTTCTGAACAACACGAACCCACACCTGGACCACCACTGCCTCAACTCCACCCAGATGGCGCTGAAGCTAAAATTTGCTCTCCCTCGTGTCAAGCCTGGATACTCACTGGTGCTGGCGCCCAGAAAGACCAAGCTGAGGCCCTCCGGCCGGCGCGCTGCAGAGGACCGAGCAGCTCCGGCTGCCGGCGGCTTCCTGCTGCCGTCCGGACAAGCGAATCTGGACTCTTCCTCGACGGAGGTCGGGATCACCAGCTGA
- the LOC122843586 gene encoding uncharacterized protein LOC122843586 isoform X1 — protein MEEGQDFSLHGKAVVNDANLRDEYYWKLIADFIGPQTGEGLELNQGPCKNRLMIQVGLLREDNNFPWLAITEWLKKIFPAHQSADFRCLIERGIAATLSLGIEARFAFLDSDVNFNFVGPICDSIGVERQHLLELRDFSERARSIEVTNGLIVELSNFVAREKISPVVIVSWLRNFNPEYCKSGAIQKAYKLLRSRIKKLKVYCRNYETRSHRKNAAIEKVLQSPFELVPKKSPKLFVKKRLRREDYERVTVKEEDECSEISQGEGLEVRREEVGTVLQRGNADAGGEDDGKTSSSDCRESLTLLDIAMLSVQKLSSVYGGKTEACKSVSLDLLKNHYALTYKEHPAMEEFERKVNFVRRETSLVHPVVFLNYNANYLVDLHDAVEAQIMSFEKEIILSTGVKLGRDNLPKFKNFVSLPESATSRYIHMACDILSPISPEKPNYRKHWVAFCEEKGNPSRLAVNQSNRLNNYFEAAAGLIHHHKETALFFADLLSIANDPCPNIILESVAADANDSMIQSFVCVVAIIYCKILGPYWQLLKSGGEYAFFSQFLLCLYQRFIDWSKDPSMLLAPEEDSNVFLQFPLQEKIFTGVFSFCGEWHTNRDLIRACLKRTIKVIAAVTEEHLKNFLPGGMFSQIPSTDVCLELVSCTFSVLMAEYPFGHAYPYKKKRPDKLSKNSSKSQLDSSQEDEGMSGNSSDEVSRSRNGSQFSQKEEQSPQARKGSRRAPEEKQEENMDRDYIIATVTRNGGPCKTQQDIEKMLLRFDGKSRLEKREGLRCEILYQKMVLNNTNPHLDHHCLNSTQMALKLKFALPRVKPGYSLVLAPRKTKLRPSGRRAAEDRAAPAAGGFLLPSGQANLDSSSTEVGITS, from the exons ATGGAGGAAGGTCAGGACTTTTCCCTCCATGGGAAAGCGGTAGTAAATGATGCTAATCTGA GAGACGAATACTACTGGAAGCTTATTGCAGACTTCATTGGTCCTCAAACAGGGGAGGGACTAGAACTGAACCAGGGGCCGTGCAAGAACAGACTGATGATCCAAGTTGGACTTCTGAGGGAGGACAATAATTTTCCCTGGCTTGCCATCACAGAGTGGCTGAAGAAGATCTTCCCCGCTCATCAGTCAGCTGACTTCCGCTGTTTGATCGAAAGAGGCATTGCAGCGACGCTCAGCCTGGGCATCGAAGCCAGGTTTGCCTTTCTGGATTCAGATGTCAACTTCAACTTTGTTGGCCCAATATGTGACAGTATCGGTGTGGAGCGCCAGCATCTTCTGGAGCTCAGAGATTTTTCAGAGCGAGCACGGTCCATCGAAGTCACAAATGGACTGATTGTCGAGTTGAGCAACTTTGTTGCCAGGGAAAAAATTTCCCCAGTAGTCATTGTTTCCTGGCTAAGAAACTTTAACCCAGAGTACTGTAAGAGTGGGGCCATTCAGAAAGCATACAAGCTCCTTCGGTCCAGGATAAAGAAGCTGAAAGTTTACTGTCGCAACTATGAAACGAGGAGTCACAGGAAGAATGCAGCCATTGAAAAAGTCCTTCAGAGTCCGTTTGAACTGGTTCCTAAGAAATCACCAAAACTTTTTGTAAAGAAACGCCTGAGGAGGGAAGATTACGAAAGGGTTACGGTcaaagaagaagatgaatgCTCAGAAATCTCCCAAGGCGAAGGTCTTGAGGTACGCAGGGAGGAAGTAGGAACCGTGCTGCAGAGAGGAAATGCTGACGCGGGAGGCGAGGATGACGGAAAGACATCCAGCTCTGACTGCAGAGAATCCCTGACCCTGCTGGACATCGCCATGCTGTCCGTCCAGAAGCTGTCCAGCGTTTACGGCGGAAAAACTGAAGCGTGCAAAAGCGTTTCATTGGATCTGCTGAAGAATCACTACGCACTCACCTACAAAGAGCATCCAGCCATGGAAGAGTTTGAGAGAAAGGTGAACTTTGTCCGGAGGGAGACTTCCCTCGTGCACCCAGTGGTGTTTTTAAACTACAACGCTAATTACCTTGTTGATCTGCACGATGCGGTGGAGGCACAGATCATGAGCTTTGAGAAGGAGATCATCCTGTCCACTGGAGTGAAACTGGGCCGAGATAATCTTCCCAAGTTCAAGAACTTTGTCAGTTTGCCAGAAAGCGCCACGTCACGTTACATCCATATGGCCTGCGATATCCTGAGCCCGATCAGCCCGGAGAAACCGAACTACAGAAAGCATTGGGTGGCGTTCTGTGAGGAGAAGGGAAACCCCTCCAGACTTGCTGTGAACCAATCAAACAGACTGAATAATTACTTCGAAGCGGCAGCAGGTCTTATCCACCATCACAAGGAGACGGCTCTCTTCTTTGCGGATCTGCTATCGATTGCCAATGACCCATGTCCAAACATCATCCTGGAGAGCGTTGCGGCAGACGCAAATGACTCCATGATCCAGAGCTTCGTGTGTGTCGTGGCTATAATTTATTGCAAGATCCTCGGCCCCTACTGGCAGCTCCTGAAGAGCGGAGGAGAGTATGCGTTCTTCAGTCAGTTCCTGCTGTGTCTGTACCAAAGGTTCATTGACTGGTCCAAAGATCCGTCCATGCTGCTGGCACCGGAGGAGGACAGCAACGTCTTTCTGCAGTTCCCGCTGCAAGAGAAAATCTTCACCGGGGTGTTTAGCTTCTGTGGCGAGTGGCACACAAACCGAGACCTGATCCGAGCTTGTCTGAAGAGGACCATCAAGGTGATTGCTGCCGTCACAGAAGAACACCTGAAGAACTTTCTACCTGGAGGGATGTTTTCCCAGATCCCTTCCACTGATGTGTGCTTGGAGTTGGTCAGCTGTACGTTCTCCGTTTTGATGGCAGAGTATCCCTTCGGCCATGCGTATCCATACAAGAAGAAAAGGCCGGACAAGTTGTCTAAAAACTCCTCAAAGAGCCAGCTGGACAGCTCGCAGGAAGACGAAGGCATGTCTGGCAACAGCTCTGATGAAGTGTCGAGGAGCAGAAACGGCTCCCAGTTCAGTCAGAAAGAGGAGCAAAGCCCTCAGGCGAGAAAAGGTTCCAGAAGAGCCCCTGAggaaaagcaggaggagaacaTGGACAGGGACTACATTATCGCCACAGTGACCAGAAACGGAGGTCCCTGCAAAACCCAGCAGGACATTGAAAAGATGCTGCTGCGATTCGATGGGAAGTCACGACTGGAGAAACGGGAAGGGCTTCGCTGCGAGATCCTGTATCAGAAGATGGTTCTGAACAACACGAACCCACACCTGGACCACCACTGCCTCAACTCCACCCAGATGGCGCTGAAGCTAAAATTTGCTCTCCCTCGTGTCAAGCCTGGATACTCACTGGTGCTGGCGCCCAGAAAGACCAAGCTGAGGCCCTCCGGCCGGCGCGCTGCAGAGGACCGAGCAGCTCCGGCTGCCGGCGGCTTCCTGCTGCCGTCCGGACAAGCGAATCTGGACTCTTCCTCGACGGAGGTCGGGATCACCAGCTGA